From Calothrix sp. PCC 6303, a single genomic window includes:
- a CDS encoding non-ribosomal peptide synthetase: MKTIEEFLSYLCSLDVKLWLEEDRLRCSAPQNVLTPIIKEQLSERKAEILVFLRNHSADIIGKQQTIEPVKRQENLDLSFAQQRLWFLAQLEPGSAFYNAPAAVRLEGQLNVEALQQSFNEIISRHEILRTNFPTREGQPVAVILEEQPVNLSLPILDISHLGENQQQAEIKQQLAQAAEQPFDISSDRLLRIKLLRLSQQEHIVLLTMHHIISDGWSIGVFVEELAKLYQAFSNGKPSPLLPLPIQYVDFAAWQRQWLQGEILETQISYWLKQLENTPKLLELPTDYPRPAIQRFQGATYSFDISKELSTALNKFSQQQGSTLFMTLLAAFQTLLWRYTGSEDIVVGSPIANRNRAEIEGLIGFFVNTLVLRSNFTGNPSFEELLKRVREVALEAFAHQDLPFELLVEKLQPQRDLSHTPLFQVMFILQNAFMSTLELPGLTLTPLKTDTGNAQFDLTLSIAETESGLTANFEYNTDLFAESSIQRMANHLQTLLEAIVTNPQHCLSDLAILSKFEQHQLLREWNDTKVDYPLEKCIHQLFEEQVQRIPDTVAVEFTNQQLTYNQLNQKANQLAHHLQKLGVKADTLVGICVERSLEMIIGLLAILKAGGAYIPLDPSYPGERLTYMLEDSQTSILLSQQHLVEKLANDAVQVICLDSDWQTIATQSTENLNYHLHPHHLAYVIYTSGSTGKPKGAMNTHQGITNRLLWMQDTYKLTATDKVLQKTPFGFDVSVWEFFWTLISGACLVIAEPGGHQDSAYLVQLIQQQQITTVHFVPSMLQVFLDEVALENCQHLKRVICSGEALPWELQEKFFGRFLDVELHNLYGPTEAAIDVTYWQCQRHNQEKVVPIGRAIANTEIYILDPHLQPVPIGVPGELHIAGVGLACGYLHRPQLTNEKFIPNPFDLTSDGRLYKTGDLARYREDGNIEYLGRIDDQVKLRGLRIELGEIAAILQQFPKIQQAVVVVREDTPGNQRLVAYIVPRSDSAHPQTQELRDFLLQKLPQYMIPYDYVLLDTLPLTPNGKLDRRALPMPEITLEAEKQDVLPRTPVEEKLVKIWMQVLDLPKIIGIYDNFFELGGHSLLATQVISQTRQAFQVELSIHRLFEMPTIAEFAQEITRILEQKVEQSLITPQRLDRQTRRVKLSSLQQVSRNLQSESKDA, from the coding sequence ATGAAAACCATTGAAGAGTTTCTATCTTACCTGTGCAGTTTAGATGTTAAGCTGTGGCTTGAAGAGGATCGCTTACGCTGTAGCGCTCCTCAAAATGTACTCACACCAATTATCAAAGAGCAACTAAGTGAACGTAAAGCAGAAATCCTGGTTTTTTTACGTAATCACAGTGCAGATATAATTGGGAAGCAACAGACTATCGAGCCAGTAAAACGGCAGGAAAATCTAGATTTATCCTTTGCACAGCAGCGGCTATGGTTTTTGGCTCAATTAGAACCAGGTAGCGCATTTTACAACGCGCCTGCTGCTGTCCGCTTGGAGGGACAGTTAAATGTAGAAGCACTCCAACAAAGCTTTAATGAAATTATCAGTCGTCATGAAATTCTGCGGACTAATTTTCCGACAAGGGAAGGGCAACCAGTAGCCGTTATTTTAGAAGAACAGCCTGTAAATTTATCATTACCAATATTAGATATTAGTCACTTAGGGGAAAATCAACAGCAAGCCGAAATTAAACAACAATTAGCACAAGCAGCAGAACAACCCTTTGACATTAGTAGCGATCGCTTACTCAGAATAAAGCTATTACGTCTGAGTCAGCAAGAGCATATTGTACTGCTGACAATGCATCACATTATCTCTGATGGCTGGTCAATTGGCGTATTTGTGGAAGAATTAGCAAAATTATATCAAGCTTTCAGTAATGGAAAGCCATCCCCATTATTACCCCTGCCAATACAGTATGTAGACTTTGCAGCTTGGCAAAGACAATGGTTACAGGGGGAAATACTGGAAACTCAGATATCTTATTGGCTCAAGCAGCTAGAAAACACACCAAAATTATTAGAATTACCTACAGATTATCCCAGACCAGCAATTCAGAGATTTCAGGGTGCAACTTATTCATTTGACATATCTAAAGAGTTATCTACAGCCTTAAATAAATTCAGTCAACAACAGGGAAGTACTTTATTTATGACCCTGTTGGCAGCTTTCCAAACACTATTATGGCGTTATACAGGTAGTGAGGATATCGTAGTTGGTTCCCCAATTGCTAACCGCAATCGCGCAGAAATAGAAGGGTTAATTGGTTTTTTTGTCAACACTTTAGTATTGCGAAGTAATTTCACTGGAAACCCCAGCTTTGAAGAACTTTTAAAGCGAGTACGAGAAGTAGCCCTAGAAGCCTTTGCACACCAGGATTTACCTTTTGAGCTATTAGTGGAAAAACTCCAGCCACAACGGGATTTGAGCCATACACCACTATTTCAAGTGATGTTTATCCTCCAAAATGCATTCATGTCTACTTTAGAATTACCTGGTTTGACTTTAACTCCACTAAAAACAGATACAGGTAATGCTCAGTTTGATTTAACCCTATCGATTGCCGAAACAGAATCAGGACTAACTGCTAATTTTGAATACAATACTGATTTGTTTGCAGAAAGTTCGATCCAAAGAATGGCTAATCATTTACAAACTTTGCTCGAAGCAATTGTGACGAATCCACAGCATTGTTTGTCAGATTTAGCAATTTTGTCTAAATTTGAGCAGCATCAATTACTACGTGAATGGAATGATACCAAGGTTGATTATCCCCTCGAAAAATGCATTCATCAGTTATTTGAAGAGCAAGTACAACGGATTCCAGATACAGTAGCAGTAGAGTTTACAAATCAACAACTAACATATAATCAACTCAACCAAAAAGCTAATCAACTAGCCCATCACCTGCAAAAATTGGGAGTAAAAGCAGATACTTTAGTGGGAATTTGTGTAGAGCGATCGCTAGAGATGATAATTGGACTATTGGCAATTCTCAAAGCTGGTGGTGCATACATTCCCCTCGATCCCAGCTATCCTGGGGAACGCTTGACTTATATGTTAGAGGATTCACAAACGTCAATCCTATTATCTCAACAGCACTTGGTGGAAAAACTTGCAAATGATGCAGTTCAAGTCATCTGTTTAGATAGTGATTGGCAAACAATAGCCACACAAAGTACCGAAAATCTCAACTATCATCTACATCCCCATCACCTTGCCTATGTGATTTATACTTCTGGTTCCACAGGTAAACCCAAAGGAGCCATGAACACCCATCAAGGTATTACTAATCGCTTACTGTGGATGCAGGACACCTATAAGTTAACTGCGACTGATAAAGTATTACAAAAAACACCCTTTGGTTTTGATGTTTCTGTTTGGGAATTTTTCTGGACACTAATTTCAGGAGCTTGTTTAGTCATTGCTGAACCAGGGGGACATCAGGATAGTGCTTATTTAGTCCAACTTATTCAACAGCAGCAAATCACAACAGTACATTTTGTCCCCTCAATGCTGCAAGTATTTCTAGATGAGGTGGCATTAGAAAATTGTCAACACCTCAAGCGGGTAATTTGTAGTGGGGAAGCTTTACCCTGGGAGTTGCAAGAAAAATTCTTTGGGCGCTTCCTTGACGTAGAATTGCATAATCTTTATGGTCCCACCGAAGCCGCAATTGATGTAACTTATTGGCAGTGTCAACGGCATAATCAAGAAAAAGTTGTTCCTATTGGACGTGCGATCGCTAATACAGAAATTTATATTTTAGATCCACATTTACAGCCTGTACCTATTGGTGTACCTGGTGAATTACATATTGCTGGTGTCGGTTTAGCGTGTGGTTATCTCCATCGTCCTCAACTTACTAACGAGAAGTTTATTCCCAATCCTTTTGATTTAACATCTGATGGACGGCTTTACAAAACAGGTGATTTAGCTCGTTACCGCGAAGACGGTAATATTGAATACCTCGGACGCATAGACGATCAAGTCAAGCTTCGGGGTCTACGGATTGAGTTAGGAGAAATTGCGGCTATTCTTCAACAGTTTCCCAAGATACAACAAGCTGTGGTCGTAGTTCGAGAAGACACACCAGGTAATCAACGGCTGGTAGCTTATATTGTTCCCCGTTCTGATTCTGCACATCCCCAAACCCAAGAACTACGAGATTTCCTACTACAGAAGTTACCGCAGTACATGATTCCTTACGACTATGTATTGCTAGATACACTCCCCCTCACTCCTAACGGAAAGTTGGATCGCCGTGCTTTACCTATGCCAGAAATTACTTTAGAGGCAGAGAAGCAAGACGTATTACCACGTACCCCAGTTGAAGAGAAATTAGTCAAAATTTGGATGCAAGTCCTTGATTTGCCAAAAATTATTGGCATTTACGACAACTTTTTTGAGTTGGGTGGTCACTCACTGCTAGCTACACAAGTAATCTCTCAAACTCGTCAAGCTTTTCAAGTGGAATTATCCATCCATCGTTTATTTGAGATGCCGACTATTGCTGAATTTGCTCAAGAAATTACTAGAATCTTGGAGCAAAAAGTTGAACAGTCTTTGATTACTCCTCAGCGTTTAGACCGACAGACGCGTCGAGTTAAACTTTCCTCCCTTCAGCAAGTGTCAAGAAATTTGCAATCTGAATCAAAGGATGCCTGA